The Dioscorea cayenensis subsp. rotundata cultivar TDr96_F1 chromosome 7, TDr96_F1_v2_PseudoChromosome.rev07_lg8_w22 25.fasta, whole genome shotgun sequence genome includes a region encoding these proteins:
- the LOC120264788 gene encoding uncharacterized protein LOC120264788 has product MVMIHVKSEGDEEKQFLYDCLGSSTIDEIAHGLLDIADLQSHILTLSLHLRRHLLTDHLRESYPDFSVSLDRTLSEAQAYASKEQVLHKRALSSRLLKDHIHCIEREVQAARLMGLLDASLPQLLTVGNLSKGTKLWWAGKELSRGKKD; this is encoded by the exons ATGGTGATGATCCATGTGAAATCCGAAGGAGACGAAGAGAAGCAGTTCCTCTACGACTGTCTCGGATCTTCCACCATCGACGAGATCGCCCATGGCTTGCTTGACATCGCCGATCTCCAGTCCCATATCCTAACCCTCTCTCTCCACCTCCGCCGTCATCTCCTCACCGATCACCTCCGAG AAAGCTATCCGGATTTTAGTGTTTCTCTTGATCGAACTCTCTCTGAAGCCCAGGCGTATGCTTCCAAG GAACAGGTTTTGCACAAGCGGGCATTGTCTTCTCGTCTTCTCAAAGATCATATTCATTGCATTGAAAGAGAGGTTCAAGCTGCTCGCTTGATGGGTTTGTTAGATGCCAGCCTCCCGCAGCTCTTAACGG tTGGCAATCTATCAAAGGGTACAAAACTATGGTGGGCGGGGAAAGAACTATCTCGGGGGAAAAAAGATTAA
- the LOC120265434 gene encoding E3 UFM1-protein ligase 1 homolog, protein MDAELLELQQLFESAQQAKSSVRLSERNVVELILKLQQRGFLDFDLLHTVSGKEYITPDQLRLEMEAEIRKSGRVSLIDLSDIIGMDLYHIETQAQRIVAGDSGLMLINGEIISQGYWNSVAEEINEKLQECSQISLAELAAQLHIGSELIVSVLEPRLGTIVKGRLEGGQLFTPAYVSRIGAMVRGATRGITVPTNLSTVWSSLQQLLQEMDSASGVSVEGTFFQSLFNGLVKEGEILGSLRAGVQWTPAVFAHAQRESVDSFFSQNSFISYDVLHKLAIPQPKQYLQSRYAEGIPLDGIFVHPSMVEMLDAAIEDAIEHGNWIDCLSVLPAYVGGSDASKILSLCSSIQKATKSSKAVILGETCVFSNIYLKAMFDQMEKEMDTLICKNSYGQTLSNELCAASESKNITLGQHFDQKEVGDDGAISRQVVEKGSKKKRGKNAGSVKAGVSEDDPDTQENFTGKAKKNARKSKGTGSSDVPDTKVSAKKGLDKGKDDSVDIPSEEWIMERILTLAPDLEDVGGLDDPHALIRCLSAHLKPMLTSTWKKRRSAVLVESAEKRRRLLDDLQKLLDEVVLDLQLYEKALDHFDDDPSTSIILHKHLLRTMASPITDKILLTLDMDNKLKDGVAVDDHQNLETPSLTGDRISLAKSLPSPLSVKAQALVEALEGKRVESFMAALRAIAEESGMLLKKLDKKVERAMLHSYRKDLISQVSSETDPVALLPKVVALLFMQVHNKALQAPGRAISAVLSHLKDKLPGSTFKVLTDYHSVTVKLLALQAAATGDEEDCTSDRILSQKELLESKMAELKGLVLNTTNS, encoded by the exons ATGGATGCCGAGCTCCTTGAGCTCCAGCAACTGTTCGAATCGGCGCAGCAGGCGAAGTCCAGTGTCCGCCTCTCCGAGCGCAATGTTGTGGAGCTTATTCTGAAGCTCCAGCAGCGAGGTTTCCTCGACTTCGATCTGCTCCACACCGTCTCCGGCAAAGAATACATCACCCct GATCAGTTACGGCTCGAGATGGAGGCGGAGATCAGGAAGTCTGGCCGCGTTTCGCTTATTGATCTCTCTGATATAATCGGAATGGATTTGTACCATATTGAGACGCAGGCGCAGAGGATCGTCGCTGGGGATTCAGGGCTTATGTTGATCAATGGGGAGATTATTTCACAAGGTTACTGGAACTCCGTGGCAGAGGAGATTAATGAGAAGCTGCAGGAGTGCAGCCAGATATCCCTTGCGGAACTTGCTGCACAGTTGCACATCGGCTCGGAGCTCATAGTCTCCGTCCTTGAGCCTCGTCTTGGCACTATC GTGAAAGGAAGATTGGAAGGAGGGCAGTTGTTCACTCCTGCTTATGTTTCTCGTATTGGTGCTATGGTCCGTGGGGCTACAAGGGGTATTACTGTTCCAACAAACTTGTCGACTGTGTGGAGCTCCTTGCAGCAACTGCTGCAAGAAATGGATAGCGCCTCTGGTGTGTCTGTGGAAGGTACTTTTTTTCAGTCTTTGTTTAACGGGTTGGTGAAGGAGGGGGAGATTCTTGGATCGCTTCGTGCAGGTGTTCAGTGGACTCCAGCA GTCTTTGCTCATGCTCAGAGAGAAAGTGTGGATTCTTTCTTTTCACAG AATTCTTTCATCAGCTATGATGTCCTTCATAAGCTTGCAATCCCTCAGCCTAAACAGTACTTGCAG TCCAGATATGCTGAAGGCATTCCATTGGATGGTATATTTGTTCATCCTTCTATGGTTGAAATGTTGGATGCTGCTATAGAGGATGCCATTGAGCATGGTAACTG GATCGATTGCCTTTCTGTTCTACCAGCCTACGTAGGCGGTTCAGATGCTTCAAAGATTTTGTCACTTTGTTCTTCTATCCAAAAAGCAACCAAA tCTTCAAAGGCCGTAATACTTGGGGAAACATGCGTATTTAGCAACATCTATTTGAAG GCTATGTTTGATCAAATGGAGAAAGAGATGGATACGCTTATCTGTAAAAATTCTTATGGTCAGACACTGTCTAATGAGTTATGCGCAGCAAGtgaatctaaaaatattactcTTGGTCAACATTTTGATCAGAAAGAAGTTGGTGATGATGGGGCAATCAGTAGACAAGTAGTTGAAAAAggatccaaaaagaaaagaggcaAGAATGCAGGATCTGTGAAGGCTGGTGTATCTGAAGATGATCCTGATACACAGGAAAATTTTACTGGTAAAGCTAAGAAAAATGCGAGAAAATCCAAAGGCACTGGTTCTTCTGATGTTCCTGATACCAAAGTTAGTGCTAAGAAGGGGTTGGATAAGGGAAAGGATGATAGCGTGGATATTCCTTCAGAAGAATGGATAATGGAAAGGATTTTGACGCTAGCTCCAGATTTGGAAGATGTGGGAG GTTTAGATGATCCTCATGCATTAATCAGATGCTTGTCTGCTCATTTGAAGCCAATGCTAACCAGCACATGGAAAAAGAGAAGGAGTGCGGTGTTGGTTGAAAGTGCTGAGAAAAGAAGGCGATTGCTCGATGATCTGCAGAAACTGCTGGATGAG GTTGTCCTAGATTTGCAGCTTTATGAGAAGGCATTAGATCATTTTGATGATGATCCTTCAACCTCA ATCATATTACATAAGCATCTCCTGAGAACTATGGCCTCTCCCATTActgacaaaatattattaacattG gACATGGATAATAAACTAAAGGATGGTGTTGCAGTTGATGATCATCAAAACTTGGAAACCCCGTCACTTACTGGGGATCGTATTTCTTTG GCAAAGAGTCTTCCTAGTCCTTTATCTGTCAAAGCACAAGCTTTAGTTGAAGCTTTGGAAGGAAAG AGAGTGGAATCATTTATGGCAGCATTAAGAGCTATAGCAGAGGAAAG TGGGATGCTGTTAAAGAAGCTTGACAAGAAAGTAGAGAGGGCAATGCTGCATTCTTATCGCAAG GACTTAATATCCCAAGTTTCTTCAGAGACTGATCCAGTGGCACTTTTGCCGAAGGTTGTTGCTTTGCTTTTTATGCAG GTACACAATAAGGCTCTTCAAGCACCTGGGAGGGCTATTTCGGCTGTTCTTTCTCATTTGAAG GACAAATTACCAGGTTCAACATTTAAGGTCTTAACAGATTATCACTCGGTGACAGTAAAGCTGTTAGCCCTACAAGCTGCCGCGACCGGAGAT GAGGAAGACTGCACCTCTGATAGGATCCTAAGCCAGAAAGAGCTGTTGGAAAGCAAAATGGCAGAGCTAAAAGGATTGGTGTTAAACACCACAAATTCTTGA
- the LOC120264602 gene encoding LOW QUALITY PROTEIN: ankyrin repeat-containing protein At5g02620-like (The sequence of the model RefSeq protein was modified relative to this genomic sequence to represent the inferred CDS: deleted 2 bases in 2 codons), giving the protein MDSPVGQQSFRRKKMTKQLTGKRDDTPLHSAARSGNLATFKEALSGKCPEELAELLSKQNNAGETPLYVAAEYGYVDVVAEIIKYHDVAIASMRAKNGYDALHIAARQGDVDVVRELLKALPELSMTVDLTNTTALNTAATQGHIEVVNLLLEADASLAKIARSNGKTALHAAARNGHVEVVKALLSEDPGIATRNDKKGQTALHMAVKGTNLEIVDELINCEPALINLEDQKGNTALHIATRKGRAQIVKRLLSLKEVNVKVINRSGETALDTAEKTGNSDIVPILVQHGVQSARSIKPVNPARELKQTVSDIKHEVHSQLEHSRQTRKRVQGIAKRINKLHAEGLNNAINSTTVVAVLIATVAFAAIFTVPGEYVEDPSNLAPGTSIGEANIARQTPFMIFFVFDSVALFISLAVVVVQTSVVVVESKAKKQMMAIINKLMWLACVLISVAFLALSFVVVGQHARWLAISVTFIGTTIMATTLGTMCYWVIWHRIEAKKMRNIRRSSLSRSRSWSISGMSDPELLANEYKRVYAI; this is encoded by the exons ATGGATTCTCCGGTAGGACAGCAAAGTTTTCGTCGGAAAAAGATGACAAAACAGTTGACGGGAAAGCGGGATGATACGCCACTGCATTCTGCTGCAAGGTCAGGAAATTTAGCTACCTTCAAAGAGGCACTCTCCGGGAAATGCCCGGAGGAATTGGCCGAATTGTTGTCTAAGCAGAATAATGCCGGAGAAACGCCGTTGTATGTTGCTGCTGAGTATGGCTATGTTGATGTAGTTGCCGAAATAATCAAGTACCATGATGTTGCAATTGCAAGCATGAGGGCCAAGAATGGCTATGATGCTCTACATATAGCAGCAAGGCAAGGCGATGTAG ATGTTGTTAGGGAACTATTGAAAGCATTGCCGGAACTCTCAATGACTGTTGATTTAACAAACACGACGGCCTTGAACACTGCTGCAACACAGGGGCATATAGAGGTTGTGAATCTCCTCTTAGAAGCCGATGCTAGTTTGGCGAAGATTGCGCGGAGCAATGGCAAGACAGCTCTGCATGCTGCAGCCAGAAATGGGCATGTTGAAGTAGTGAAAGCTCTTCTTAGTGAAGATCCTGGCATTGCAACCAGAAATGATAAGAAAGGGCAGACTGCACTCCATATGGCAGTTAAGGGAACAAATCTAGAGATTGTTGATGAGCTTATAAATTGCGAACCGGCTCTGATCAACTTGGAAGAC CAGAAAGGCAATACGGCGTTGCATATAGCAACTCGCAAGGGTCGTGCTCAG ATAGTGAAGAGACTTCTTTCACTCAAAGAGGTGAATGTCAAAGTCATCAACAGATCCGGAGAAACAGCACTAGACACGGCTGAGAAGACAGGGAATTCAGACATAGTCCCGATCTTAGTCCAGCATGGTGTGCAGAGTGCGAGGAGCATCAAACCGGTGAATCCCGCTCGTGAACTGAAACAAACAGTGAGTGACATCAAACATGAAGTTCATTCGCAACTTGAACACAGTCGACAGACACGGAAACGTGTTCAAGGCATTGCCAAGAGGATAAACAAGCTCCACGCCGAAGGCCTAAACAATGCAATCAACTCAACCACCGTTGTTGCTGTCCTCATTGCCACTGTTGCATTTGCAGCAATCTTCACTGTCCCAGGAGAGTACGTCGAAGATCCAAGCAATTTAGCACCTGGAACATCCATAGGAGAAGCCAACATTGCGCGACAAACACCATTCATGATATTCTTTGTATTCGATTCGGTTGCGCTGTTCATCTCATTGGCAGTGGTGGTTGTGCAGACTTCAGTGGTTGTGGTTGAAAGCAAAGCTAAAAAACAGATGATGGCGATAATTAACAAGCTAATGTGGCTTGCATGTGTGCTTATAAGTGTCGCCTTTTTGGCGCTGTCATTCGTCGTCGTCGGACAACATGCAAGGTGGTTGGCAATCTCAGTAACA TTCATAGGGACTACAATAATGGCTACAACACTTGGAACAATGTGTTACTGGGTGATATGGCACAGAATTGAAGCTAAGAAGATGAGGAACATTAGGCGTTCATCCCTGAGCAGATCAAGGTCTTGGTCTATTTCTGGGATGTCTGATCCTGAATTGCTTGCCAATGAATACAAGAGAGTGTATGCAATTTGA